One Pseudoliparis swirei isolate HS2019 ecotype Mariana Trench chromosome 4, NWPU_hadal_v1, whole genome shotgun sequence genomic window carries:
- the LOC130193143 gene encoding kelch-like protein 10, translating into MISLMNSPRSGVGIIAYADCVYAVGGFDGINRLCTAEAYNPVNNSWHEVTPMLTSRSNFGIEVLDDQIFVVGGFNGNNVESYDVTTNEWTEACDMDIFHSALSCCVVSGLPNMAEYTIPRDALPFLHRDANSNEHT; encoded by the exons AGCCCGCGCAGCGGAGTTGGCATCATTGCATATGCAGATTGTGTCTATGCA GTTGGCGGATTCGACGGCATTAACCGTCTGTGCACTGCTGAGGCGTACAACCCCGTCAACAACAGCTGGCACGAAGTGACCCCCATGTTGACTTCCCGCAGCAACTTCGGCATCGAAGTGCTCGACGATCAGATCTTTGTTGTCGGGGGCTTCAACGGCAACAACGTCGAGAGCTACGACGTGACGACTAATGAGTGGACGGAGGCTTGTGACATGGACATTTTCCACAGTGCCCTGAGCTGCTGTGTGGTGTCCGGGCTCCCCAACATGGCCGAGTACACTATTCCCCGGGACGCCCTGCCGTTTTTACACAGGGATGCAAACTCGAACGAACACACCTGA